In Apium graveolens cultivar Ventura chromosome 10, ASM990537v1, whole genome shotgun sequence, the following are encoded in one genomic region:
- the LOC141690700 gene encoding uncharacterized protein LOC141690700, which produces MALVEDCAPGYLVNFYIDNIVDKQIKSAPQMQPQVITQPRENFIQASSEKPLKRNFVTTHQIQQQQKKMDKKFPEDGGWQDILTKESDKMYVMDKKLRNLRLGFSVRIHFLTDLAFLLSPDRQKFGQVLFDQVFTLLPGRQGQEKRMKKARLAGLDTRGKATEPIFLKKHKEPIGEASTEGAGGHGTPITAAAPTAAATGAFQPLWGFRRGDTVVGSTKHAWDWSYHSVTPKDFTDVVATPDLERIKLMGAQSLASSNAYFQGAVRQAESWKRASDKADNALRRQQKKYATLEKKLKRKEEELGESNAELVVLRAEKDKAIDNYLDSEEFAQSMRIRDDSVFPEFFRTGWDTALGTVNEACPDINPADYICPDDEALLQRFRTRVVVSDHVPQDPLLPPPESSSRPAEDDSSSSSSETTETSSESGEDDDMDAEGTSAP; this is translated from the exons ATGGCTCTTGTGGAAGATTGTGCTCCTGGCTATTTAGTGAACTTCTACATCGACAACATTGTTGACAAACAAATTAAGTCGGCTCCTCAAATGCAACCTCAGGTGATCACTCAGCCTAGGGAAAACTTCATCCAAG CTTCCAGTGAGAAACCGTTGAAGCGTAACTTTGTTACTACACATCAAATCCAGCAGCAACAAAAGAAAATGGATAAAAAGTTTCCCGAGGATGGTGGTTGGCAGGATATTTTAACAAAAGAAAGTGACAAGATgtatgttatggataaaaagctaag aaatcttcgactaggattttcggtCAGAATACATTTTTTGACCGATTTAGCCTTTCTTTTAAGCCCAGATCGACAAAAATTCGGGCAGGTTCTATTCGACCAGGTTTTTACcttgcttcctggtcgacagggtcagGAAAAAAG gatgaagaaagctcggctcgcaggcctagacacccggggaaaggccacggagcctatctttttgaagaagcacaaagagcctataggggaggcctcaactgaaggagctggaggccatggtactcctatcactgctgctgcccctactgctgctgccacaggcgcctttcagcctctctggggattccgccgaggggacaccgtagttggttccacgaaacatgcttgggattggtcttaccatagcgtgacccccaaggattttactgatgtggtggccacccctgatcttgagaggatcaagctcatgggagctcagtctctggcttcg tctaacgcctattttcaaggcgctgtgaggcaagccgaatcatggaagcgggcttctgataaggccgataatgccctcaggaggcaacagaagaagtatgctaccctggagaagaagctcaagcgcaaggaggaagaactcggagagtctaacgccgagctggtggtacttcgggcggagaaggataaagctatagacaactatctggactcggaggagtttgcccaatccatgaggattagggatgattcagtctttcccgagttttttaggactggttgggacacggcccttgggaccgtgaacgaggcttgtcctgatattaacccggcggactacatctgccctgatgacgaggctttgctacagaggtttcgtacccgagtagttgtctcggaccatgttcctcaggatccactccttcctcctcccgagtcttcttccagacctgctgaggacgacagctcttcctcctcctccgagacgacagagacatccagcgagagtggagaggacgatgatatggatgccgagggtacttcagctccttag